The genomic interval TTATCAGAAGCAAAGCAATAAAAAAATCCGCACTATGCGGATTTTTTTATTTTAATTGATTAAGTGAGTTTTTCGCCCATTTCTTTTATTTTTTGGCCAACTGTACATTGGTTAATACAAAATGAGTGAGCATACCTCTTCCCATGTTCTTGACGAAAATGCTTCTTTAGTAAACAGTCAACACAAAAAGTATCTAATATTTCGTTTATTTCTTGAAAAGTTTGTTTTTTACTCATCTTCGTCAACTTCCTCGTTTATTATCATTTTACTTCTTATTTCAATACCATTCATTGCTTGAGTTGCCAGCTTATCTGCTTCTTGATTATCTTTTCTTGAAATGGCTACATAC from Metabacillus sediminilitoris carries:
- a CDS encoding zinc-finger domain-containing protein, which translates into the protein MSKKQTFQEINEILDTFCVDCLLKKHFRQEHGKRYAHSFCINQCTVGQKIKEMGEKLT